The region CCTTTCTTTGAAGTAAATAAAGCTTTACTCTCAAGAACGACGATTTTGGAATTAAAAGCACTTAGTTTAGCTGACATTGTGACAGTTATTAAGCGGGCGCTTACAAGTGAAAAAGGCTTAGCAAAATTAAATGTCCGTTTAGTTGAACCAGAATTAAGCCAGCTAGCTCGTTGGGCCAATGGCGATGTTAGGCGGGCTTTGAATTTATTAGATTTGCTAGTTAATACGACGGATATGAATGCTGAGGGCGTCATTGATTTAAATGCTGATGTCTTTAATGATTTAGCCTTGCCAGTGCAATATAATTACGACAAAAAAGGTGAAGAACATTACAATAATAGTTCCGCTTTCATTAAATCCATGCGTGGTAGTGATCCTGACGCAGCTGTCTTTTATTTGGCGCGTGCCTTACAAGCAGGCGAAGATCCAGAGTTTTTAGCCAGACGCATTGTAATTGCAGCAAGTGAAGAAGTTGGGTTGGCCAACAGTCAGGCCTTGGAAGTAGCAACTGCATGTTTGACAGCTGTTAAGCAAATTGGTATGCCAGAAGCAAGAATTATCTTAGCGCATGCATGTATTTATGTGGCAGTTAGTCCCAAATCCAATGCAGCTTACAAAGCGGTAAATACGGCCTTGGCTGATTTGAAAACTAAAAACTGTGGCGAAATTCCTAGACATATTTTGAATGCACCTTATGCAGGAATGCAAACTGAATTTAATTATGGTAATGGTTACAAATATGCGCATGATTATGCTAATAACTTAGTGGCGCAACAATATTTACCAGATGAATTATTAGGCACACAGTATTATCAGCCAACATCGAATGGTCAAGAAGCAAAAATTGCAAGCTGGCTTAAGGAGTGGCGCCAATTTGTGGCAAATGAGCTAAAGGCTGAAGAGCAGAAAAAATAAATAAGCGTTAAAATAGTAAAAATATTAGGCTTTATAGATGGAGGAAATTATGGCAAAAGATTATCTTTTTCATGCAGAATCTATGTGGCATAAGCAAGATGCTAATGAACAAGCTGCCATTCAAGCATATGGCGAAAGGTTTAAGGCATTCTTAAATGCTGCCAAAACAGAGCGTGAATTTGTAGCTTTAGCAATTAAAGAATTAAAAGAATTAGGTTACAAGGAAATCAATGCTTGCCCAACTTTAAAAGCAGGTGACAAAGTTTATCAATCAATCCGTGGCAAGGGTTTGGCTGTGGCTGTTATTGGTAAACGCCCAAGTGAAGAGGGCTTCAATTTGCTAGGCTCGCATATCGATTCTCCACGCTTTGACGCTAAGGCTCATTCAGTGCAAGAGCATGACAAATTAGCTTATTTAGCTACGCAGTATTATGGTGGCGTTAAAAAGTATCAATGGACTTGTATGCCTTTAGCTATCCATGGTGTAATTACCAAAGCTGATGGTACAGTTATTCCTGTTTCAATTGGTGAAAAAGAAGATGAGCCAGTCTTTTACTTCACAGACCTACTACCACATTTGGGTAGGGAACAGATGAGTAAGACAGCTAACAGCTTTATTCAAGCTGAGCAGCTCAAATTGTTAGTTGGCTCTGAACCAAGTCAAAATACAGAGACTAAGGAACCATATCGTGAGCGTATCTTAGAAATTATTGCTGAAAAATATGGTGTGACAGAAGCTGACTTAATTGCTAGTGAGTTAGAAATTGTCCCAGCTAATAAAGCTCGTGACGTTGGCCTAGATCGCTCAATGATTGGATCATATGGCCAGGATGATAAGCTCTGCTCATTTGCTTCCTTTACAGCTATCGCTGATATTAACGAATGTGAACGTACATCTATTGCATTCTTGTATGATAAGGAAGAAATTGGTTCAGAAGGTAATACAGGTGCCCAATCTCGTCTATATGAACTTTTCTTGATGCAATTAGTCAAAAAGACCTGCCAAGCATATGACAGTGTGATTTACAATCAAATTATCAGTAAGAGCTACATGATCTCATCTGATGTTACAGCGGCCTTTGACCCAATGTATCCAGATGTCTTTGATAAAGCTAACAATGCTTACTTAACTGAAGGTCTCTGCTTGATGAAACATACCGGTTCAGGCGGTAAGAGCTCATCCAATGATGCTAACAGTGAATTTTTGCGCGCTGTTATCAACATCTTCGAAAAAGCTAATTTGCCATGGCAGATTGGTACACTTGGTAAGATTGATGCAGGTGGTGGCGGTACGATTGCCAAATTTGCCGCTAAGACTGGTATGCAGGTAGTTGATGCGGGTATTCCAGTTCTCAGTATGCATGCTCCGATGGAAATTTGCCATAAGCTAGATCTCTACTATTCATATCTTGCATACAAGGCATTCTTACTTAATATGGATCTCTTAGTAGGAGATAGATAGTAGTAACTATTTAGAACAACAAATAAATCACCTCTTCTATTAAATTGATATGTACCCAGAATACTGGACACATATTTATGAACTAGGCTGGACACATGGATGCTATCCTGTATTGTACAGGAGGCATCCATTTTGTTTTTGCCTGAATTCTTTTATTATTATAGTAATCTATATATTCTTCAACTGCTTTTGAGAATTCTTCGAAGGAGGAATAATCTTTCTCATAGCCGTAATACATCTCATTCTTTAGTCTTCCGAAGAAGGTTTCCATTATACAGTTGTCATAACAATTACCTTTTCGCGACATAGACTGTACAATACCGTGTTTCTGTAAGGTATTTCTAAAATAGGCATGCATATACTGCCAACCTTGGTCTGAATGAAATATAAGCCCTTCAACAGATGGGAATTTTTCAAAAGCTCTATCCAGCATTCTTGATACCTGCTCAAGATTCGGGCTTGTTGATAAATTATATGAAATGATTTCATTCGTATTCATATCCAGTACTGGAGAGATATAGCATTTCCCCCATGAAAAATTAAACTGAGAGACATCTGTTGTCCATTTCTGCAATGGTGCTGTTGTACTGAAATCCCTATTTATTACATTATCAGCAATCTTACCTACTTCGCCCTTATAAGAATGATATTTTTCCTTTGGACGCTTACCAGCTAATCCTGCTTTATGCATAAGGCGTTGAACTCGCTTATGATTTATATGATATCCACGATTTAGTAATTCATGATAAATTCTACGAACACCATATCTATGCTTGTTTTTTTCAAATATTTCTCTAATAACAATCAGTAATTCTTCATTGCGATCAGCAACTACATCTGATTTGTTAATCTCAAAATAATAAGTTGATTTAGACATGCCAATAGCTTTTAAGAGATATTTTAATTGGTATCCTTTTTCACGGAGTTCTTTGATGATTGCTGCTTTTTCGCCTTGAGTTCCGCAGCCCATTTTTCGTGTCTCAAGGCGATTAATTTTTTTATTGCTTCATTCTCCGTTTTTAAGTATTCAGTTTCTGCTCTAAGACGAATTAATTCTTCACGTTCTGATGGGGTTAAATCAGTGGGTTTGGATTTCTTGCTCACGTTTGCTTCCTTCTTACTTTTTCTGCCTTTTTTGAGATTTAATCCTTCATACCCTTTAACTTTATATGTCTGAACCCATTTAGACAATAATCCACTATCAATTCCTGCACTAATAGCAACAGATTTTTGTGATTCACCAGCAAGTACACGAGCTACTAACTGATATCTACATTCAGCCGAACGTTCTTTACATGTAGTTGGATGCCGAAGAGAATCAAGACCATATATATCTGCAATTCTTGACCATTGTACAATTCTTTTTCTAAAATTCTTTTGACTTATACCTTCTGGTGTCTCAATCCACTGACCAGAGCGATATAGTTCTACAGCATTAAGTTTAAAAGCATAATCGTATTTCATACAAAACCCCTTTCACTGGTTGTGTCCAGTAAAAGGGGTACATATCAAAATTAATTCAGTAGTTGGCTTTTTTAATTCTATTATTTCAAAACGCTCATTCACAAAGTTGATATAGAAAATCTTTTAAGCCTCCACCTAAAACAACAAAGAAGAAAGGAGGGAACGAGATGAAACGAGATGAAACAGTTAAACAAAAAGCTTGATGAGCTAACTAAAACGGTAGTGAAACTCATCAAGCTAGGACTAGAGATAGAAACTCTAGTTACTATCATCAAGCTAATTATAAAAGCTATTAGATGATAAAAAAGGGTGGTGCAAACCACCACCCTTATTTTGTTTAACTTGAAAGTATTGGTAAGAATTATGAAAATCAATAAGGACTTAAAAGATTTGATTGTAGCAATTTTTAAGCTGCCTATTGACCAAAGCTTATGGGTATAATTGGCAATGCTCTATGCGAAATAACGTCTTTGCTCAAAATTAAGAATTACTTAGTAAGTTTGTCGGCAAAGTATGGTATAGTATCAAGAGCACCCACAGTTATAGGGAGGATATAGAGATGGACGCAAACAAGACTGAAACAGATAATAAGGATAAGATTTTTTTAGCTAGTGAGAACACAGCTGAAGAAAATGAAAATTTCAAAAATATCGGTCAATCATTTTTACATTTTTTGGCTCGTAATTATATCAACGTCAACAAAGTTTATGCCGTACTTGGCATATTAAGTGCCGTTTCGTTGATGTTAGCTAATTTGTTAGTGACGCCACTATTGAATTTATTTGCATTTTTGAATGTTAATTCAGATGATTTATATATGCCTTATTTTTGGCATGGGCTTCATTCTAAATTACCCGGCGCAACACTACTTATCCCAGCTGTTTTGATCGGAATTGTGTATATTGCTTTGTTTGTTTATGTGTGGAAGATAGCTCGTTATGCTGACAAGAAGGCACTTTTATGTGCCTTACTTGTTTGGGAAATTATCATGGGCAGGGGCTTTATTTCCATACTCTTGCCAGTCGCTGCTTTGGCAAGTAAAGTTTTAGCACTTTATTATTATCGTGACTTAAGCATTGAACAGCAATTGAAGGATACAGAAGCTGAATTTCGTAGTTGGTTTACAGCGTTTAAGAAATAAAAGTAATAATGGAATTAGAAGATAAGAAACAGGTAGACAATTTGCTTGTTGAAGATAGTGATAACAAGGCTAAAGAACGAGGCACGAGTACGCGCAATTTACTCTTTGGCCTTTTAATTCTGATTGTGATGCTATTTCTAACTTGGCGGATCATTTTTACTGATTACAGCTTTGATGAAATGCTTACTTCTTTGCAATCAACTAACTGGCATTGGCTCTTGCTTGGCTTTTTGATGATGCTGATTCATCAACTCTGTATAGCTTTAAGTATAGTTCGGGTGCTAAAGTATATTGCTCCGAAGGTGGATATATCTAATAACTTAGCTATCTGCACCTCATTTATTGGCTTCTTTTTCAACAATATTACGCCATCATCTTCCGGCGGGCAGCCGATGCAGATGTATTATATGAAGAAACGCGGTATAGCTATGTCGTATACATCAGTCGTTTTCATAGCCTTAGCTATTTTCTATAACTTGGCTATGTTATTCTACTGTGCTTTAGTTAATATCCTGCGTTTTAACTATGTTAAAAATAATTTGGGCTATGTTAGCTATTTGTTGCCGTTAGGCTACCTGTTATATATAGTGACGACTGCTTTCTTAATTGTTTTATTTTTTAATCCCATGATCATTGTCAAATCTGCGCGTAGTATTTTGAATTTTTTAATTAAACATCGCTTGGTTAAGCGTCCTAAGGCGCTTCTAGCCAAATTGTTGCACTTTTCCAAACGTTATGTTGCAAGCTCACTCAATTTTAATAAAAATTGGCGCTTGATTTGGGAGCTGGCTGGTTTACACTTGATTCAGTTAGCAGCTTATACCTCTGTACCGTTTTTTGCTGCTATGGCTCTAAAAGACTGTATGACTACTAACAAATGGCAGCTTTTCCTGGACACTTTTACTATGCAAGCTATTTTGAATATATCAGCTTCTTTAATTCCTTCACCTGGCGCTGTGGGCTTGACTGAAGGTAACTTTTTGCGGCTGTTTACCAATATTGTGGGGGATAAGCAAGTTTTGACAACCATGCTTTTAACTCGTTTAGTAAATTTATATGTCTTCTTATTGATCGCAACTGTGATTACCATAATTTGTTTTGTAAAACCAGGTATTTATGCTAAAAGAGATGGAAAATCTGATAATTGATTCATATACTTTGTTATTTGCATAGAAAATAAGGAGAAAATGCAACATGTCTAAAAAAGTTTTGACGATAATTATTCCAGCTTATAATTCAGAAGTTTATTTGGAACGCGCTTTAATTTCGCTTTTAGCTTATAAAGAGAATTTGGATATTATCATTGTCAATGATGGGTCTACTGACAAGACAGCTAGTATTGCTCAAACATATGTTGAGCGTTATCCAGATGCAATTCGTCTATTAAACAAAGCAAATGGCGGCCATGGCTCAGCCATTAACTTAGCTTTGAAGTATGCTTGTGGTACATATGTAAAAGTGCTAGATTCTGACGATTACTTTGTTAGTGAGGCATTAGAAGCGTTAGTTATGTTAATCAATGAGCTTACTCAAAATGCTACCTTTCCAGATTTGATTTTTACTGATTACACTTTGGAAATTTTGAAGCAAAATTATCGCCCTATGTTGTCTGAATTCAGTCCCAAAGAGCTTTATCCATTACAAAGAGATAAAAAGTTCTTCTATATTGATAATAAACTGGGCCATGTTTTACCATCCAAGCAATTATTTGCTTGGGACGAAGTTAAGAAGTGGTCGTTTAGAGATCTTCTAATTATGCATACACTTTGTTATCGTTTGGATTTTTTGCGTTCAATCAATCTTTGCCTACCAGAAGGCGTATTTTATGAAGATAATTATTACAGCTTGGTCCCTTTGCAAAGTGTAAAGTCAATGTTTTATCTGCCAGTTAATCTCTATGTATACTATATTGGGCGACCTGATCAGTCAGTTAATTTGCAGAAAATCATCAAAAATTATCGCCATCAAGTGAAAGTTATCAAGGCTATGCTGCACAATTTGCACTATGACGAAAATCTACACACGCAAGCTTATGTCTTAAAGGATCTTACAGTTAAGCATATGGCACGCATGTATGAAGTTTGTCAGCTGATTTATTTGTTAGAGCCAACTGATGAACATAAGAGAGCCGTTAAAGAAGTTAAGGCTGCTTTTAAGTCAAAAGGACCACAACTTTGGCATAGCGTCAAACGTAAGAAGCTAGTTATCTTCTTGAATTTTGCCTGCCGTTACTTGCTTGGATTGGCTCAATTTATTTTAGCTTGTTTGCGTAAGTTGAAAATTATTAACGTTTAATTTTGCTTGAGCGATGTATATACATCACCAGGCAAAAGCTCTTCTTTGTAAAGTGTTGCACATTCGTTTATATTTGCGTAGCGAATCTGTCTATCTCTGAGTAATTCCAAGCTATCAGAGAGAGCTTCGATGCTAGCTTGATTAGGCGTTAATTCTACAATGTCACCAGGTTCAGGATTGTGTTCTAATATTTGACTTATGCTTTCTTTAGGATAAGTTGCCTGAATATAATTGTTATTGCTGATGATTGGAATATTAATAAGCGCTTCATTGACATTAAGCTTATTTAAACGGATGAATTTAATTTCAGACCCTAGCTTAGCACTTAGATCTTGTTTATAGCTTGAACAAAGCTCATCAAGATTGTCTACGTCTTTTTCTGTGAAGTCATTGTTTGTGATTAAGAGCGCAATTTCGTGGCCTAGTTTTTGTAATTTTTTGAGTTTAGCTAGATTAGAGCTTGTATCTGCTTCAGCCTTACTTATGAAAAATGTTGCATGTGCTTCATTTTTGGCCAAGACATTGCATAAATTATCTAATTCAGTATCTGTTTCAGGTAAATGATCAAAAGTCAGAGCCAAAAACTTGTAGGAAAGTAAATTAGCTGCTTTTTCATTAAAATCATAAGGTAAGAGTTTCTCTTTATCATGATTGTTATAGTAAAGAGACCAAGCATCATAATTAAGCGGTAGCTTTTTAGGTGAGCTGGCGTTGAAAAATTTACCAGCCTCTTTGTAGCTCAAATTGAGATAATTGCTGAATACTTCGCGACTACCACCGAGCTTAATGAGTTCTTTTGGATTAGTGTTTTGTTTTATTAAATTGGCTTGGCAAAGCTTAGGTTCGACAATTAAGACTAGCTTATCATTAGTGAAAAGTAGGTTTTGCATTGCTTGAATGTTAGAAGGCAAGCCAAGTTCTTCTTTTTTCTCATAGCGATAAAGATTGTTAAAGTTATCAGCTAGTTCTTGCAAATTGGCGCCTAAATTAGGCAACAATTCCTGCAAACTTAAAACTTGGTGATTAGGCAAATCGTAATAAAATGAGCAATACTGCCAATCGGTTAATTTGCTTTGGCGGGCGCCCTGTTCATAATAATTGAGAGTGAATACAACTGATAACAAGCGCTTTGCCAGTATACAGGCATCGTAATTGACTACCAATAGCGCTTTGTAGCGGCTTTGCCGGCTGACATTCAAGCTTTCAGCCGCTTTAATATAAGGTTGGATTAACTCATCGACTTTTGTTTTTATTTTCAAATTAAGATAATCGTCGTTGAAGCTAGGGTAGGCCAGGTTCAAATTGATTTTCTCTAATTCAGCATTAGTTTGCGTAAGTTGACCAGCTAATTGAATACCCCTAGTTTGCGTCAAAGCCTGTTTGAACTGATGCTCTGCTTGTTTATTATTCAATGCCCAACCGTGTAAAATATAGAAAGAATTACAGATAATAATTAAAGCTAAGACAAAAATGCTAGATTGTTTCAGGCTGAAATGCCGAGACAATAAGCGTTTTATGGCATTAGTTTCATTTAATTGCTGATTATAGATAGAAGTATCAATCTGACTTTTATGCCAATTAGAACGCCAATTAGCTAATTCTGATTTGGCTTCCTTAGCGATATTTTGGCCAAAAGCGCGTAATTTCTGATAAGGGCTGAGTGTCTTTAGTTTAGATTTAAGTTTGGTTTGGGCTTGCTTAGCCTTGCTGTTTTGCCAAAATTTGTTAGCTAAAGCTTTGGAAAAATTGAAAGTAGCAGCACCTTCGTGTCTAAGTTGCATAAATAGCTCATGTTTAACTTCTGAATTATCAGTTATATCATCAGAATTTGGCAATTGTTGCCGTGACTTATAGCTAGTTAATTGAGCAGCCTTATCTTTGGCCAAACCACGATAGGTTAATATTTCTAAATTTTGGGGTAGAGCACTAGAATTTGCTATAGGCTCAGAATCTAGCTCAAGTTTCTCATCTTTGGCACTTAGCTTATTTGTGTCTAGTTCAGCTTGGGCTGGCTTAGAATCATTCATTTGGTCCTGAGTTGTGTGTTTATTCAAAGAACTTGTCAAAAGGAGATTAAGCGGCCGATAACTTATATCTTGCTTGGCTTCATCATTAGTGAATAATTGACTTTCTTTGTGTGCTAATTTTAGTTGCCAGGCTAATTTAGCTCGCTTAGAACGCATGACCATTACTCCTTCTACCATCCTAGAGACAGTCATTTCATTATAGCAATTAATTTAACTTTGGCCCGTAATATGCTTGACACTTTGGACAGAAATGGCTGCTTCGGCCAGCTATTTTAATTTTACAAATTTCAGTTTGACAAATAGAGCAAGCTTGCTTACTGCGTTTATAGACTTTTAGTTCAAGTTGGAATGTACCTTTATGACCTAAGCTATCAACATAGTCGCTAAAAGTAGTGCCATGATGACCAATTGCTTGCGTAAGAAGTGGTTTTATACTATAGAACAATTTACTAATTTGTTCAAAACTTAGATAGCTAACCAAAGAGAGAGGATGAATCTGATTAATGAATAACAATTCGTCTGCATAAATATTGCCCAAACCAGCAATAACTGTTTGATCTAAGAGTAGACTTTTAATTGGTGTTTTAGGATGTTTTACTAAGTTATTTTGAAAACAAGCTAGGGCATCTGACTCCTTAAGCGGGGAGCTTGTATATGCTAGTTTGTAGGTGTAAGCGTCAAAAGCCAGTTTAGTTAGACTCGAATAAGCTTTAATTTGCTCTTTTGTGAGGACAACAGCACCTCCAAAGCGTCTTATGTCGTTGAAATACAGATAATGTGTAGCTCTAGCTTTATCTTCTAAGGTGAAATAAAAATGTGTATGCTTCGGCCAATCTATAACTGTATCAGTAACAATTAACTTGCCAGTCATACGCAGATGAAAGATAATTAAGAATGCAATTTGTTCACATTGCTTAATTTCAGCTATGAGATACTTGCCTTGGCGTACGAATTGACTTAATGTAAGCGGCTCACTACCATTGAGTGAGTTAGCTAATAAATTTTCAGAATCGTGAAAACAATAAGGGCTGACTTTAGTAAAATCCTTCAAGACAGTCTGGCTACTTAACTTATTTAAGCCACGTCTAATTGTTTCAACTTCTGGTAATTCTGGCATATTTATTATTCCTTGCTTAGCTTTTGTTGTTTTACTTTGTAATCGCTGATCAAACTTCTTGCATCGTCAACGTGACAACGCGCTAAGCGCGGATCGAGTTCAGCTTGGCCTAAACCTTCAATCAAGTCACGGTAAACATAAGCAATTTTCGTATCAGTTGGATAATAGGTAATCCTAAAGTCCTTGTACCAGAATTGAATATAGCTGTTTATATCTTCGTAAACGAAATGTTGGGGTGGAACTTGAATCAAGTAGTTCAAATCTATGCCAGCACGGTCCTTAGTTGCAAAGATAGTGCAAGCGTTTGGCGCTTCTAAATCTTGCTTAAACTCAGCTAAATCAGGCTTGTTTTCAGTGTTAAAAGCAAAGGTGAAACGTGGACTTTCATTTGCCCAATCTAAAACGAAATAACTTGCTACATTCTTGCAGATACATTCACCGCTTGCGTGCTGGTTGCTGAATTTTTCAATTGTAGCTTCACCGCTACTTGGATAGATATATTCAGGTGCTAATTCCTTGAGATAGCGTACAGTTGTATGGCGAATTTGCCAAAGATGCCAAACAATTGGGTTAGCACTAACACCAATTTTCATTTTGCCGATGGCTGGAAAGTTAATTGCTTCCTTGAATAGACCATCTGCCCCGATAGTTGCCTTGAAATTACAGAAAGAGCAGGCAATACTGTTACGGTTAGCTTGATAAATGACTAAGTGCTCTTGACAGTTAGGGCAGCTGTAAAGCAGATTGTCCAAGCCGCGAGCGAGATTATAGTGCCAATAGTTATAAGCTTTTTTGCCGTTTTTGATTCTCAATAACTGATTGCGATAATCATTGATTTGCAGGAGCTCTGCCATTTTTTCCCGAATTTCATCTAATTCCAGCTTGCTCGTTTGTTCACCTGTATAGATAAGCTCGCTTGTAGCTGTAATTTTGCCAAAACGTAAGCCTTTGTAACCACTCCAACGTGGCCAGGAGAGAAAGGCGCCATCAATATTGCAATAAATCAAATTGGCCTTAGCACGTTGAACTAATTTGATGAAAGCGTCTGAAAAAAGTTCATGTCTACCATCAGGTGTGCGTTCTCCTTCTGGAAAAATAGCAATTGATTCATTACTTCTAAGCATCGTCAACATTTGTTTAACAGCAATGTAGTCGCTGTTAAATTGCGTAATGTTGATGGTTTTCATTTTGGCCGTTATCCAAGGTAAAAAGCCTTTGCCTTCTTGTAAGAAGCTGCCTGCGACAAAGTGAAGTTTCATCTGGCTGCCTAAAGCAAGCATAACTAGAAGCGGATCGATCAAAGATGAGTGTGGGGCGATAATGATACTTGGGCCTTGTAATTTCTGACTATCGAACTTTCGTTCACAGGTGAAACGGAAAAAGATAGCAAAAACTACTCGTAATAAATAATAAGCAGCAGTATAAAACAAAGGTGAAATTGCTAGTTTAGATTTATT is a window of Amygdalobacter nucleatus DNA encoding:
- a CDS encoding aminopeptidase encodes the protein MAKDYLFHAESMWHKQDANEQAAIQAYGERFKAFLNAAKTEREFVALAIKELKELGYKEINACPTLKAGDKVYQSIRGKGLAVAVIGKRPSEEGFNLLGSHIDSPRFDAKAHSVQEHDKLAYLATQYYGGVKKYQWTCMPLAIHGVITKADGTVIPVSIGEKEDEPVFYFTDLLPHLGREQMSKTANSFIQAEQLKLLVGSEPSQNTETKEPYRERILEIIAEKYGVTEADLIASELEIVPANKARDVGLDRSMIGSYGQDDKLCSFASFTAIADINECERTSIAFLYDKEEIGSEGNTGAQSRLYELFLMQLVKKTCQAYDSVIYNQIISKSYMISSDVTAAFDPMYPDVFDKANNAYLTEGLCLMKHTGSGGKSSSNDANSEFLRAVINIFEKANLPWQIGTLGKIDAGGGGTIAKFAAKTGMQVVDAGIPVLSMHAPMEICHKLDLYYSYLAYKAFLLNMDLLVGDR
- a CDS encoding glycosyltransferase family 2 protein, whose amino-acid sequence is MSKKVLTIIIPAYNSEVYLERALISLLAYKENLDIIIVNDGSTDKTASIAQTYVERYPDAIRLLNKANGGHGSAINLALKYACGTYVKVLDSDDYFVSEALEALVMLINELTQNATFPDLIFTDYTLEILKQNYRPMLSEFSPKELYPLQRDKKFFYIDNKLGHVLPSKQLFAWDEVKKWSFRDLLIMHTLCYRLDFLRSINLCLPEGVFYEDNYYSLVPLQSVKSMFYLPVNLYVYYIGRPDQSVNLQKIIKNYRHQVKVIKAMLHNLHYDENLHTQAYVLKDLTVKHMARMYEVCQLIYLLEPTDEHKRAVKEVKAAFKSKGPQLWHSVKRKKLVIFLNFACRYLLGLAQFILACLRKLKIINV
- a CDS encoding polysaccharide deacetylase family protein — encoded protein: MRSKRAKLAWQLKLAHKESQLFTNDEAKQDISYRPLNLLLTSSLNKHTTQDQMNDSKPAQAELDTNKLSAKDEKLELDSEPIANSSALPQNLEILTYRGLAKDKAAQLTSYKSRQQLPNSDDITDNSEVKHELFMQLRHEGAATFNFSKALANKFWQNSKAKQAQTKLKSKLKTLSPYQKLRAFGQNIAKEAKSELANWRSNWHKSQIDTSIYNQQLNETNAIKRLLSRHFSLKQSSIFVLALIIICNSFYILHGWALNNKQAEHQFKQALTQTRGIQLAGQLTQTNAELEKINLNLAYPSFNDDYLNLKIKTKVDELIQPYIKAAESLNVSRQSRYKALLVVNYDACILAKRLLSVVFTLNYYEQGARQSKLTDWQYCSFYYDLPNHQVLSLQELLPNLGANLQELADNFNNLYRYEKKEELGLPSNIQAMQNLLFTNDKLVLIVEPKLCQANLIKQNTNPKELIKLGGSREVFSNYLNLSYKEAGKFFNASSPKKLPLNYDAWSLYYNNHDKEKLLPYDFNEKAANLLSYKFLALTFDHLPETDTELDNLCNVLAKNEAHATFFISKAEADTSSNLAKLKKLQKLGHEIALLITNNDFTEKDVDNLDELCSSYKQDLSAKLGSEIKFIRLNKLNVNEALINIPIISNNNYIQATYPKESISQILEHNPEPGDIVELTPNQASIEALSDSLELLRDRQIRYANINECATLYKEELLPGDVYTSLKQN
- a CDS encoding helix-turn-helix domain-containing protein, with translation MKYDYAFKLNAVELYRSGQWIETPEGISQKNFRKRIVQWSRIADIYGLDSLRHPTTCKERSAECRYQLVARVLAGESQKSVAISAGIDSGLLSKWVQTYKVKGYEGLNLKKGRKSKKEANVSKKSKPTDLTPSEREELIRLRAETEYLKTENEAIKKLIALRHEKWAAELKAKKQQSSKNSVKKDTN
- a CDS encoding lysylphosphatidylglycerol synthase transmembrane domain-containing protein, which encodes MELEDKKQVDNLLVEDSDNKAKERGTSTRNLLFGLLILIVMLFLTWRIIFTDYSFDEMLTSLQSTNWHWLLLGFLMMLIHQLCIALSIVRVLKYIAPKVDISNNLAICTSFIGFFFNNITPSSSGGQPMQMYYMKKRGIAMSYTSVVFIALAIFYNLAMLFYCALVNILRFNYVKNNLGYVSYLLPLGYLLYIVTTAFLIVLFFNPMIIVKSARSILNFLIKHRLVKRPKALLAKLLHFSKRYVASSLNFNKNWRLIWELAGLHLIQLAAYTSVPFFAAMALKDCMTTNKWQLFLDTFTMQAILNISASLIPSPGAVGLTEGNFLRLFTNIVGDKQVLTTMLLTRLVNLYVFLLIATVITIICFVKPGIYAKRDGKSDN
- the mutM gene encoding bifunctional DNA-formamidopyrimidine glycosylase/DNA-(apurinic or apyrimidinic site) lyase, giving the protein MPELPEVETIRRGLNKLSSQTVLKDFTKVSPYCFHDSENLLANSLNGSEPLTLSQFVRQGKYLIAEIKQCEQIAFLIIFHLRMTGKLIVTDTVIDWPKHTHFYFTLEDKARATHYLYFNDIRRFGGAVVLTKEQIKAYSSLTKLAFDAYTYKLAYTSSPLKESDALACFQNNLVKHPKTPIKSLLLDQTVIAGLGNIYADELLFINQIHPLSLVSYLSFEQISKLFYSIKPLLTQAIGHHGTTFSDYVDSLGHKGTFQLELKVYKRSKQACSICQTEICKIKIAGRSSHFCPKCQAYYGPKLN
- a CDS encoding IS3 family transposase, giving the protein MGCGTQGEKAAIIKELREKGYQLKYLLKAIGMSKSTYYFEINKSDVVADRNEELLIVIREIFEKNKHRYGVRRIYHELLNRGYHINHKRVQRLMHKAGLAGKRPKEKYHSYKGEVGKIADNVINRDFSTTAPLQKWTTDVSQFNFSWGKCYISPVLDMNTNEIISYNLSTSPNLEQVSRMLDRAFEKFPSVEGLIFHSDQGWQYMHAYFRNTLQKHGIVQSMSRKGNCYDNCIMETFFGRLKNEMYYGYEKDYSSFEEFSKAVEEYIDYYNNKRIQAKTKWMPPVQYRIASMCPA
- a CDS encoding replication-associated recombination protein A, which translates into the protein MVNFKEPLAMRMRPETLEEVVGQAHLLAKNGIINRLLKQKSLSSLILFGPPGSGKTTLAYVLAKTCAYPFRQLNAVTAGVKDIKEVIDLAKSPLLCPEGQVLLFIDEIHRFNKAQQDALLPAVEAGSIILIGATTENPFFEVNKALLSRTTILELKALSLADIVTVIKRALTSEKGLAKLNVRLVEPELSQLARWANGDVRRALNLLDLLVNTTDMNAEGVIDLNADVFNDLALPVQYNYDKKGEEHYNNSSAFIKSMRGSDPDAAVFYLARALQAGEDPEFLARRIVIAASEEVGLANSQALEVATACLTAVKQIGMPEARIILAHACIYVAVSPKSNAAYKAVNTALADLKTKNCGEIPRHILNAPYAGMQTEFNYGNGYKYAHDYANNLVAQQYLPDELLGTQYYQPTSNGQEAKIASWLKEWRQFVANELKAEEQKK